CATCGGCGGCTGCGTCGGCCAGGCCGGCGAGCAGGCCGTGAACATCACCCGCAACGCCGTGCTCGCGGCCGGTCTGCCGGAGTCGATTCCGGCCACCACCGTCGACCGGCAGTGCGGCTCCAGCCAGCAGGCCGCGCACTTCGCCGCGCAGGGCGTGATCGCCGGCGCGTACGACGTGGTGATCGCCTGCGGCGTCGAGTCGATGAGCCGGGTGCCGATGGGCACGTCGGCGATCGGCCAGAACCCGTTCGGGCCGAAATTCGCCGCGCGCTACCCGGAGGGCCTGGTGAACCAGGGCGTGTCGGCCGAGCTGATCGCGGCGAAGTGGAAGTTCAGCCGGGAGCAGCTGGACGAGTACGCGGCGACCTCGCACGCCCGCGCGGCCGAGGCGATCAAGACCGGGGCGTTCGACCGCGAGATCATCCCGGTCGGCGACGTGACGATCGACGAGACGGTCCGGGCCGGCACCACCGCGGAAAAGCTCGCCGGGCTCAAGCCGAGCTTCTACGCCGAGGCCTACGCGGAGCGATTCCCGCAGGTCACCTGGTCGATCACGCCCGGCAACTCGTCGCCGCTGACCGACGGCGCCTCGGCGGTGCTGATCGTCTCGGCCGAGAAGGCCGCCGCGCTCGGCCTGCGGCCGCGGGCCCGCTTCCACTCGTTCGCGGTCGTCGGCGACGACCCGCTGCTGATGCTGACCGGTCCGATCCCGGCGACGCGCAAGGTGCTGGCCAAGGCGTCCCTGAGCATCGACGACATCGACGCCTACGAGGTGAACGAGGCGTTCGCGCCGGTGCCGCTGGCCTGGGCCCACGAACTGGGCGCCGACCCGGCCAAGCTCAACCCGCGCGGTGGCGCGATCGCGCTCGGCCACGCGCTCGGCTCGTCCGGGACGCGGCTGCTCACGACGCTGGTGAACCACCTCGAGGACACCGGCGGCCGGTACGGGCTGCAGACGATGTGCGAGGGCGGCGGCATGGCCAACGCGACGATCGTCGAGCGGCTCTGAGCGTGCTGCGGACCCGATTCACCGAGACGTTCGGCGTCGAGCACCCGATCGTCCAAGGGGGCATGCAGTGGGTCGGCCGGGCCGAGCTGGCCGCGGCCGTCTCCGAGGCCGGCGGCCTCGGACTCATCACGGCGCTGACCCAGCCGACGCCGGCCGACCTCGTCCGCGAGATCGAGAAGGCCCGGACGCTGACCGACAAGCCGTTCGGCGTGAACCTCACGATCCTGCCGACGATCAACCCGCCGCCGTACGACGAGTACCGGCGGGCGATCGTGGACGCCGGCATCCGGATCGTGGAGACGGCCGGGTCGAATCCCGAGCCGCACATGGGGCTGTTCAAGGAACACGGCGTCAAGGTCATCCACAAGTGCACCAGCGTGCGGCACGCGCTGAAGGCGCAGCGGATCGGCGTGGACGCGGTCTCGATCGACGGGTTCGAGTGCGCCGGTCACCCCGGCGAGGACGACGTCCCGGGGCTGGTGCTGATTCCGGCGGCCGCCGATGCGCTGTCGATTCCGTTCATCGCGTCGGGCGGGTTCGGCGACGCCCGGGGGCTGGTCGCCGCGCTGGCCCTGGGCGCCGACGGCATCAACATGGGCAGCCGGTTCATGTGCACGGTCGAATCGCCGATCGCGCCGGCGGTCAAACAGGCGATCGTGGACGCCGACGAGCGCGACACCGAGCTGATCTTCCGTCCGCTCCGGAACACCGCCCGGGTGGCCAAGAACTCGGTGTCGACCGAGGTCGTGCGGATCCTCGCTGCTGGCGGTGAGTTCGCGGACGTCCGGGAATTGGTGGCCGGGGCCCGGGGCCGGCTGGTCTACGAGAACGGTGACGTCGAGGCCGGGATCTGGTCCGTCGGCCTGGTGCAGGGCATCATCCATGACATCCCGACGGCGGGGGACCTGGTGCGGCGGATCGTCGACGAGGCGGCCTCGATCATCCGCGGTCGGCTGACCGGCCTGCTCGCTCCAGTGGAGGTGTCATGACCGAGCGTCTGCGCGAGGTTCAGCTAGCAGAGCGGACCGTCGGTCATGGCGGCGCCGAGCGTAGCGAGGTGCTGTCATGACCGACATCGAGGTCGACCGCGACGGCGCGGTGCTGACGATCAGGCTCAACCGGCCGGAGCGGCTGAACTCGGTCACGACCGCGGTGCTCGACGACCTCGCCGACCTGCTCGAGGAGGCGGCCGCCGACGCGGACGTGCGGGTCATCGTGCTGGCCGGGAACGGCCGGGCGTTCAGCTCCGGCGCCGACCTCAAGGAAGGCGCGACGAACGGGCGGCCGGGTACCGACACGATCCTGGCCGCCAACCGGGTCGTCCGGGCCCTGCGTGACGCGCGCCAGCCGACGGTCGCGGCCGTGCACGGGCCGGCCGTGGGCGTCGGGTGTTCGCTGGCGCTGGCCTGCGATCTGGTGCTGGCCTCGTCGGACGCGTACTTCCTGCTGTCGTTCACCAGCATCGGCCTGATGCCCGACGGCGGGGCGACCGCGCTGGTGCCGACGTCGATCGGGCGGGCCAGGGCGATGGCGATGGCGCTGGTCCCGGAGCGGATCCGGGCCGCCGAGGCGCTGGCCTGGGGGCTGATCTATCGCGTGGTCGAGGCGGACGAGCTCGACTCGTCGCTCAAGGCGCTGACCGAGCGGCTCGCGACCGGCGCGCCGCTGGCGCTGGCCGCCACGAAGCGGGCGATCAACGAGTCGACGCTCGGCGCGCTCGAGCCGGCGCTGGGGCGCGAGCTCGAGAACCAGGGGCGGCTGCTGCAGACCGACGACCTGGCCGAGGCCGTGGTGGCCTTCGCGGAGAAGCGTCCGCCGAAGTTCACCGGAGCCTGAGGCAGGCTCCCGGCCGCGGGCCGGGCCGGGCCGCGGGAGGCGGCCCGGCCGGGTACGGGCTACGGGAGCGGGATGCTGACCGCGGTGTAGGGGGTGGCGGGCGTCGGCGTGGTCGTGAAGCGCGCGTTCGGCGTGTAGAGGCGGTCGCGGTAGACGGCGAGCGTCGTCGGGACGTCGAACCGGGGGTCGGTGATGAGCGCCGTCACGGTCGCGGAGTCCCGGTGCAGGTCGAGCGCCGCGATCAGGTTCATCCGGTTCTGGACGACGAACAGCGTCTGTCCGATCCGGAGCAGCCCGTCGCCGTTGGTGGCCAGGTAGGGCTGCCCGTCCTTGGTGACGCGGATTTCCTTGCTCACGCCGGAGGCCGGGTCGACGCGGAACAGCTTGCCGGTCGTCGACTGGACGATGATCAGACCGGTGCCGTCCGGCGTCCGGGCGATGCCGTTGGCGTTGTTGCCCTCCGCCGTGTAGACGATGTCGCCGGTCAGCGGGATCGTCGTGACGTCCTTCTGGCCGGGGTTCTTCGTCGACAGGTCCACCCGGTAGAGCTGCTGTTGCCGGGAGTCGGTGAAGTACGCGGCCGACCGGGTGAGCACGACGTCGTTGACGAACGTGTCGGTCTCCTTCGTGAACGTGAAGGCGGCCAGCGTCTTGCCGCTGTGCACGTCGACGATCCGGCCGTTGCCGGCCGCGCCGCCCGCGACGAACAGTCGCCCGCGGTCGTCGAGCTTCAGGCCGACCGACGGGGTGCCGGGACCCTGCGCGACGACCGTCGACTTCCCCGACTTCAGGTCGACCCGGAGGATGTCGCCGTCGGCGAGCGAGCCGAAGTAGGCGACCGGCTGACGGCCGATCGCGATGCCCTCGGGCCGGAAGCCGTCGGGCAGCGGGTACGTCGTCTGGGCGGCGCGGGTGGTCGGCGCGGCCGCGGCCGCGGGGCTGATGAACGTGGTGGCCGATACGCCGGTGAGTAGCGCGGCGGCGAGGGCGACGCGCGCGGTGGACTTCCTGACCGTGTGGGCATCCATGACGCGAAGCTACTACAGCATTGTGTAGTTCACAGCGTGAGAAGCACGCGTCCGTGCTGTGCCCGGGCGTCGAGGATCCGATGCGCCTCCACCGCTTCGGCCAGCGGGAGGCGGGCGTGGACGTGCGTCCGCAGGCGCCCGTCGGCGAGCATGCCGGCGAGTTCGGCCAGCTCGTCCCGGACGACGTCCGGAGCCGCGGCCCGGCGGCCCAGGATCGAGTAGGCGAGCACCGATCGGAGCGGGAACAGGCTGGTCACCGGAATCTCGACCAGCTCGCCGCCGGCCGCCCCGTACACGACGGCCCGGCCGGTCGGCGCGAGCAGCTCCAGGCTCCGCCGCAGGACGTCCCCGCCGTTGGCGTCGAGGACGAGGTCGACGCCGGGCGTGACCTTCTCGAACCAGGCCGGGTCGGTGTGGTCGATCGCCACGTCGGCGCCCCACTCGCGGGCGAAGTCGAGTTTGGCCGGTGAGCTCGCGGTGGCGATCACGGATCCGGCGCCCAGCAGCCGCGCCAGCTGCACGATCAGATGGCCGATGCCGCCGGCCGCCGCGTGCACGAGCACGGTCTCTCCGGGCGCCAGCCGGCCGGTCCGTAGCAGGCCCAGTGCCACCGGGGCCGACGTCGGCAGCATGCTCGCCGCCCCGTCGTCGAGCTCGTCGGGCACCGGGACGAGCCAGGCGGCGTCCGCGACGCTGTAGTCCGCGAACGCGCCCTCGGCCACCAGCGCCGCGACCCGGCGTCCGCGCAGCCCCTCGTCGACGTCCGGCCCGACCGCGTCGACGACGCCGACGACGTCGCCGCCGGGGGAGCCGGGCAGCGGCCGGGCGAACAGCGCGCCGCTGCTCGGTCCCCGCCGGAAGCGCGTGTCGACGAAGTTGGCGCCGATCGCCTCGGCCCGGATCCGGACCTGGCCCGCACCGGGCTCGGGGACCGGCGCGTCCTCGAGTGTCAGTACCTCGGGCCCGCC
This genomic window from Cryptosporangium phraense contains:
- a CDS encoding thiolase family protein — its product is MRDAVIVEAIRTPAGKGKPGGALSGIHPVDLLAGALSALVERTGIDPAQIDDVIGGCVGQAGEQAVNITRNAVLAAGLPESIPATTVDRQCGSSQQAAHFAAQGVIAGAYDVVIACGVESMSRVPMGTSAIGQNPFGPKFAARYPEGLVNQGVSAELIAAKWKFSREQLDEYAATSHARAAEAIKTGAFDREIIPVGDVTIDETVRAGTTAEKLAGLKPSFYAEAYAERFPQVTWSITPGNSSPLTDGASAVLIVSAEKAAALGLRPRARFHSFAVVGDDPLLMLTGPIPATRKVLAKASLSIDDIDAYEVNEAFAPVPLAWAHELGADPAKLNPRGGAIALGHALGSSGTRLLTTLVNHLEDTGGRYGLQTMCEGGGMANATIVERL
- a CDS encoding NAD(P)H-dependent flavin oxidoreductase, which codes for MLRTRFTETFGVEHPIVQGGMQWVGRAELAAAVSEAGGLGLITALTQPTPADLVREIEKARTLTDKPFGVNLTILPTINPPPYDEYRRAIVDAGIRIVETAGSNPEPHMGLFKEHGVKVIHKCTSVRHALKAQRIGVDAVSIDGFECAGHPGEDDVPGLVLIPAAADALSIPFIASGGFGDARGLVAALALGADGINMGSRFMCTVESPIAPAVKQAIVDADERDTELIFRPLRNTARVAKNSVSTEVVRILAAGGEFADVRELVAGARGRLVYENGDVEAGIWSVGLVQGIIHDIPTAGDLVRRIVDEAASIIRGRLTGLLAPVEVS
- a CDS encoding enoyl-CoA hydratase, translated to MTDIEVDRDGAVLTIRLNRPERLNSVTTAVLDDLADLLEEAAADADVRVIVLAGNGRAFSSGADLKEGATNGRPGTDTILAANRVVRALRDARQPTVAAVHGPAVGVGCSLALACDLVLASSDAYFLLSFTSIGLMPDGGATALVPTSIGRARAMAMALVPERIRAAEALAWGLIYRVVEADELDSSLKALTERLATGAPLALAATKRAINESTLGALEPALGRELENQGRLLQTDDLAEAVVAFAEKRPPKFTGA
- a CDS encoding SMP-30/gluconolactonase/LRE family protein, coding for MDAHTVRKSTARVALAAALLTGVSATTFISPAAAAAPTTRAAQTTYPLPDGFRPEGIAIGRQPVAYFGSLADGDILRVDLKSGKSTVVAQGPGTPSVGLKLDDRGRLFVAGGAAGNGRIVDVHSGKTLAAFTFTKETDTFVNDVVLTRSAAYFTDSRQQQLYRVDLSTKNPGQKDVTTIPLTGDIVYTAEGNNANGIARTPDGTGLIIVQSTTGKLFRVDPASGVSKEIRVTKDGQPYLATNGDGLLRIGQTLFVVQNRMNLIAALDLHRDSATVTALITDPRFDVPTTLAVYRDRLYTPNARFTTTPTPATPYTAVSIPLP
- a CDS encoding quinone oxidoreductase family protein — its product is MRRVHYTEYGGPEVLTLEDAPVPEPGAGQVRIRAEAIGANFVDTRFRRGPSSGALFARPLPGSPGGDVVGVVDAVGPDVDEGLRGRRVAALVAEGAFADYSVADAAWLVPVPDELDDGAASMLPTSAPVALGLLRTGRLAPGETVLVHAAAGGIGHLIVQLARLLGAGSVIATASSPAKLDFAREWGADVAIDHTDPAWFEKVTPGVDLVLDANGGDVLRRSLELLAPTGRAVVYGAAGGELVEIPVTSLFPLRSVLAYSILGRRAAAPDVVRDELAELAGMLADGRLRTHVHARLPLAEAVEAHRILDARAQHGRVLLTL